A genomic stretch from Pararhizobium sp. IMCC21322 includes:
- a CDS encoding MFS transporter — protein MTRDQLHFLLLNIGHFLDHLFMLIFATVAALALHREWGIGYADLLAYATPGFFAFGLFSLPAGWLADKWSRDGMMCVFFVGIGVSSIAAGFATTPFQMGLGLFVIGLFAAIYHPVGLAIVTMKWRNTGMRIAANGVWGNLGVACAALVTGYLIDNGGWRMAFILPGLFSIAVGLVYVFLWRKTAAADHAAPHADTPNRATDTSLVHRALVMRVSAIVFLTTAVAAISFQSTTFALPKIFDERLQGLVAQISAPAAAVSESGQTDFATTLGILAFLVFAVASMAQLLVGRLLDRYGPRPVLMAVGAVQLIFFAWMPGLTDGAALAVALGFMLGVFGQIPINDYMIGKMASGAYRARIYAVRYVVAFTVLALSLPLIALVYENWGFDTLFRILAGVGLVVVSAAAILPRKLPTPEPSPVVAE, from the coding sequence ATGACCCGGGATCAGTTGCATTTTCTGCTGCTCAATATTGGGCACTTCCTTGACCATTTGTTCATGCTGATCTTCGCAACGGTGGCAGCCCTGGCGCTGCATCGGGAATGGGGCATCGGGTATGCTGATCTGTTAGCTTATGCAACGCCCGGCTTCTTTGCCTTTGGCCTGTTCTCGCTTCCTGCTGGCTGGCTTGCGGACAAGTGGAGCCGCGATGGCATGATGTGCGTGTTTTTTGTCGGTATTGGCGTCTCCTCAATAGCGGCTGGCTTTGCAACAACGCCCTTTCAAATGGGCCTGGGCCTGTTCGTGATCGGCCTGTTTGCAGCGATCTATCACCCGGTCGGACTGGCAATCGTAACCATGAAATGGCGCAATACCGGGATGCGCATTGCCGCAAATGGCGTTTGGGGCAATCTGGGCGTTGCCTGCGCTGCGCTTGTCACCGGCTATCTGATCGACAATGGCGGCTGGCGCATGGCGTTCATTCTGCCGGGCCTTTTCTCAATTGCGGTGGGGCTGGTGTATGTATTTTTGTGGCGCAAGACCGCCGCAGCGGACCATGCAGCACCACATGCGGACACCCCGAACAGGGCAACTGACACCTCATTGGTACACCGCGCCTTGGTGATGCGAGTTTCCGCGATCGTGTTTCTGACCACCGCCGTCGCCGCGATCAGTTTCCAGTCAACCACGTTTGCACTGCCCAAGATTTTTGATGAACGTCTGCAGGGCCTTGTCGCTCAGATTTCCGCACCAGCTGCCGCTGTTTCTGAATCCGGGCAGACTGACTTTGCGACGACACTCGGGATTCTTGCGTTTCTGGTGTTTGCTGTCGCCTCCATGGCGCAATTATTGGTGGGCAGACTGCTTGATCGTTACGGCCCGCGTCCCGTTCTGATGGCCGTGGGTGCGGTGCAGTTGATCTTCTTTGCGTGGATGCCGGGACTGACTGATGGTGCCGCCCTGGCGGTGGCGCTGGGGTTCATGCTGGGCGTCTTCGGTCAAATACCGATCAACGACTATATGATTGGCAAAATGGCCAGCGGAGCCTATCGGGCGCGCATCTACGCCGTTCGTTATGTCGTCGCCTTTACAGTTTTGGCATTGTCATTGCCGTTGATTGCACTTGTCTACGAGAATTGGGGATTCGATACCCTGTTTCGCATTCTGGCTGGCGTGGGTCTGGTGGTTGTGTCAGCCGCTGCCATTCTGCCACGCAAATTGCCCACCCCCGAACCCTCACCGGTCGTGGCTGAATAA
- a CDS encoding DUF2244 domain-containing protein, with protein sequence MENQTSSETAQPSSDSQLIFAARLTPYRSLGQKGFLILMTCLSIICFVAGILFYAIGAWPVFGFFGLDVLIIFIAFKLNYRSARAYEEVVLSEDLLHIKKVSPKGATQEFSFNPFWVRLAINREEDEGVTALTLTSHGQSLGIGGFLNPGDRETFGAALRDALQKARQPVFS encoded by the coding sequence ATGGAAAATCAAACCTCATCCGAGACGGCACAACCCAGCTCAGACAGCCAACTGATTTTTGCCGCTCGCCTGACACCCTATCGCTCGCTCGGGCAAAAGGGATTTTTGATCTTGATGACCTGTCTGTCGATCATCTGCTTTGTCGCGGGGATTTTGTTTTATGCCATTGGCGCGTGGCCAGTGTTCGGCTTTTTCGGGCTGGATGTGCTTATCATCTTCATTGCATTCAAACTGAACTACCGCTCTGCCCGGGCTTATGAAGAAGTGGTCTTGTCTGAAGATCTCCTGCACATCAAAAAAGTCAGTCCGAAAGGCGCGACGCAGGAATTCAGTTTCAACCCGTTCTGGGTGCGTCTGGCCATCAACCGGGAAGAGGATGAAGGGGTGACGGCCCTGACATTGACAAGCCACGGCCAGTCACTTGGGATCGGTGGTTTTTTGAACCCGGGAGACCGGGAGACCTTTGGCGCCGCCTTGCGTGATGCGCTGCAAAAAGCGCGGCAACCGGTTTTTTCTTAA
- a CDS encoding alpha-hydroxy acid oxidase: MLSVKNAVTIDDLQKLARRRLPKFIISYAERGAGSGACSSGNVDAFLDYHFSPKALAGNAPIDMSTDLFGRTYAQPFGISAVGLAGIYRQHADEILAEAARDANVPFILSGSGTANIETIAKLAPEHSWYQLYPAKDPAITEDMISRAKDAGVQVLVITVDYPEPNRSEVKERTGISVGRGPTLKTLPSLALDAARHPLWLIEFLASGGTPKLESWQPYAPKGAKQSELFEIFNENWCGPFDWLEVERIRKLWPGKMVIKGISRAEDVRRAIAAGADAVTISNHGGNKLDRVLPSLHALSQICKEQKETYGIPLFFDGGIRRGTDVLTALAVGASFCFLGRATLFGVAAGGAPGAQRAMDIMKVESAHALAMIGCRAARDLDESFLA, encoded by the coding sequence ATGCTTTCTGTCAAAAACGCCGTCACGATTGATGATTTGCAAAAGCTGGCACGCAGACGCCTGCCAAAATTCATCATTTCCTATGCAGAACGCGGCGCAGGGTCCGGGGCCTGCTCGTCCGGAAATGTAGACGCATTTCTGGACTATCACTTCAGCCCGAAAGCGCTGGCCGGCAATGCGCCTATCGACATGTCGACGGACTTGTTTGGCCGGACTTACGCACAGCCCTTCGGCATTTCCGCTGTCGGTCTGGCTGGCATCTACCGCCAACATGCTGATGAGATTCTGGCCGAGGCCGCGCGGGATGCCAATGTGCCCTTCATTTTGTCCGGGTCTGGAACAGCGAATATTGAAACCATTGCCAAACTTGCGCCGGAGCATAGCTGGTATCAACTCTATCCGGCCAAGGACCCTGCAATCACGGAAGACATGATCAGCCGCGCCAAGGATGCAGGTGTGCAGGTTCTGGTTATTACGGTGGATTATCCCGAGCCCAATCGCAGCGAAGTGAAAGAGCGCACGGGCATTTCCGTTGGCCGTGGACCAACCCTGAAAACGCTCCCCTCTCTTGCACTGGATGCTGCGCGTCATCCCCTGTGGTTGATCGAGTTTCTCGCCTCAGGCGGCACGCCCAAACTGGAAAGCTGGCAGCCCTATGCGCCCAAGGGCGCGAAGCAATCGGAACTGTTTGAGATTTTCAATGAGAATTGGTGTGGTCCCTTTGACTGGCTGGAAGTCGAGCGCATTCGTAAATTGTGGCCCGGAAAAATGGTCATCAAAGGCATTTCAAGAGCGGAAGATGTTCGGCGTGCCATCGCTGCGGGCGCAGATGCTGTGACCATCTCCAATCATGGCGGTAACAAGCTTGATCGTGTGCTGCCGAGCCTGCATGCCCTGTCTCAAATCTGCAAAGAGCAAAAGGAGACGTACGGCATTCCCCTGTTCTTTGATGGTGGCATTCGCCGGGGCACCGATGTGCTGACGGCGTTGGCGGTCGGTGCCAGTTTTTGCTTTCTGGGCAGGGCTACCCTGTTTGGTGTCGCCGCTGGCGGGGCACCGGGCGCACAGCGTGCGATGGACATCATGAAAGTGGAATCAGCCCATGCGCTGGCCATGATCGGCTGCCGTGCGGCACGAGATCTGGATGAGAGTTTTCTGGCATAA
- a CDS encoding TRAP transporter large permease produces the protein MTGIEIGIASLVIMVLLIYLGMHVAVALASVSFVGIWIFKGNINIAVSLLTIAAKDTVASYSFGVVPLFVLMGLFVTQSNLGRDIYIVANAIFRKLNGGLGIATVAANAIFAAITGISIASAAIFTRIAVPEMIRYGHTPRFAVGVVAGSSVLGMLIPPSVLLIVYALIAEVSVAHMFTAGILPGIVLAILFCILILFMAKFMPKFTGTASQPQGEEAERLGFFKGVKLIFPTVFLIGVVLGGIYGGVFTPTEAGAAGAFCAMLIAFAKRRLSISSFWNILTDTGRITASILFLIIAASMYSRMLGVSGIPSQLSAFITSLDAGFTLILIVYILLMVFLGTILDSTSIILVLVPLFLPIFATYDVDLIWLGIVTVLGTEIGLLTPPLGIACFVIKGSLNDPNISLSDIFIGAFPFALTMVVGLLFVIFMPWLTLN, from the coding sequence TTGACGGGCATTGAAATCGGAATAGCCTCACTGGTCATCATGGTGCTGCTGATTTATCTCGGCATGCATGTGGCCGTTGCACTGGCGTCCGTCTCCTTTGTCGGCATCTGGATCTTCAAGGGCAATATCAACATCGCGGTCAGCCTGCTGACCATTGCTGCCAAAGACACGGTGGCGAGCTACTCTTTTGGCGTCGTGCCGTTGTTTGTGTTGATGGGGCTGTTTGTAACCCAGTCCAATCTGGGGCGCGATATTTACATTGTTGCCAATGCCATTTTCCGCAAGCTGAATGGTGGCCTTGGCATTGCAACGGTTGCCGCCAATGCCATTTTTGCCGCCATCACCGGCATTTCGATTGCCTCAGCGGCCATTTTCACACGCATCGCGGTGCCCGAAATGATCCGCTACGGTCACACGCCACGCTTTGCTGTGGGGGTTGTTGCGGGCAGTTCTGTCCTGGGTATGCTTATACCGCCTTCCGTTTTGTTGATTGTGTACGCGCTGATTGCCGAAGTGTCGGTGGCGCATATGTTTACTGCTGGCATTCTTCCGGGGATCGTACTGGCCATCCTGTTCTGTATCCTGATCCTGTTCATGGCCAAGTTCATGCCCAAATTCACCGGCACGGCTTCTCAGCCGCAAGGAGAAGAAGCGGAACGGCTTGGGTTCTTCAAGGGCGTAAAACTGATCTTCCCGACAGTTTTTCTGATCGGGGTTGTGCTCGGTGGTATTTATGGTGGTGTGTTTACCCCAACCGAAGCCGGGGCAGCCGGTGCCTTTTGCGCCATGCTCATCGCGTTTGCCAAGCGTCGGCTGAGCATCAGCAGCTTCTGGAATATTCTGACAGATACGGGGCGCATTACAGCGTCCATCCTGTTTCTGATCATTGCCGCCAGCATGTATAGTCGCATGCTCGGCGTATCCGGCATTCCCAGTCAGTTGTCAGCCTTTATCACCAGTCTGGATGCCGGCTTCACGCTGATCCTGATCGTCTACATATTGCTGATGGTATTTCTGGGTACGATCCTGGATTCCACCTCCATCATTCTGGTTCTGGTGCCGCTGTTCCTGCCGATTTTTGCAACCTATGATGTTGATCTGATCTGGCTTGGCATCGTCACTGTTCTGGGAACAGAGATTGGGCTTTTAACGCCGCCATTGGGCATTGCCTGTTTCGTTATCAAGGGGTCTTTGAACGATCCGAATATTTCGTTAAGCGATATTTTCATCGGTGCGTTTCCGTTTGCCCTGACCATGGTGGTTGGCTTGCTGTTCGTTATTTTCATGCCCTGGCTCACACTCAACTGA
- a CDS encoding TRAP transporter small permease, whose amino-acid sequence MQGILVLANRILASIGTILILLQMILICSDIGGRFFFDHPIPGVFEIIELTIVAIVFLQIPNAIGTGNFIRSDAIFTAIIKSRPGLGRIMDIAFNTVGVLVMCAIAYGVWFKLIQAFERNLFTGNPGIFTAPIWPALLCIVIGSVFAALNYLSQVLRVLADGSVLAGESSVDGH is encoded by the coding sequence ATGCAAGGCATTTTGGTCCTAGCAAACAGAATTCTAGCCAGTATCGGGACAATCCTCATACTGCTCCAGATGATTCTGATCTGCTCCGATATCGGTGGCCGTTTTTTCTTCGATCATCCGATTCCAGGCGTGTTTGAAATTATCGAACTGACAATCGTTGCGATTGTCTTTCTGCAAATTCCCAACGCCATCGGCACGGGTAATTTCATTCGCTCCGACGCCATTTTCACAGCAATCATCAAGTCGCGCCCCGGTCTGGGACGCATCATGGACATAGCCTTCAATACAGTTGGCGTGCTTGTTATGTGCGCCATCGCTTATGGCGTCTGGTTCAAACTTATTCAGGCTTTCGAGCGCAATCTATTCACCGGCAATCCGGGCATCTTTACAGCGCCGATCTGGCCTGCCTTGCTGTGCATTGTCATCGGTTCAGTGTTTGCGGCGCTCAATTATCTATCGCAAGTGTTGCGGGTACTGGCCGACGGCTCTGTGCTTGCCGGGGAGAGTTCCGTTGACGGGCATTGA
- a CDS encoding C4-dicarboxylate TRAP transporter substrate-binding protein, whose amino-acid sequence MKNSIFTGSTAVAALMLAATTAPGFAAETIKLTTVSGYPKTAAWVEVFETTYVPEVNKRLAEKGDYEIEWSYGWGGAIVGPKGELEAIETGLADIGIVQTVFHPDKLRVYDIAFATPFVTTDLDLVTKTVNDLTEQFPAMKAVWAQNGLEFLTTLAAVDNYQILLDGEYTGPESLKGLKIGGAGTNLRYVESVGATGVSSTLADFYNGVASGLFDGVIAWATAAEAFKLYEAAPTYVKVDFGGVNSMALSVNESVWAGLPEDVQIALRDSAEVYRAALANYAMDEAAQSVEDMVAAGATVVQVSQEDRVIWANGIDNIAGEWAAEVEATGAPGTEILKAYIDAMKAAGQTVLRDWSAE is encoded by the coding sequence ATGAAAAATTCAATTTTTACTGGCAGCACAGCCGTGGCAGCACTCATGCTGGCAGCGACAACAGCGCCCGGCTTTGCGGCAGAAACAATCAAATTGACGACTGTGTCCGGCTATCCGAAAACAGCCGCGTGGGTGGAGGTTTTTGAAACCACCTATGTGCCTGAAGTCAATAAACGCCTTGCTGAAAAAGGTGATTACGAGATTGAGTGGAGCTATGGCTGGGGCGGCGCAATTGTTGGCCCCAAGGGAGAGCTGGAAGCCATTGAAACCGGCCTTGCTGACATTGGCATCGTGCAGACTGTGTTCCATCCGGACAAATTGCGGGTCTATGACATTGCCTTTGCAACTCCCTTTGTGACAACCGATCTGGATCTGGTGACGAAGACCGTCAACGATCTGACGGAACAGTTTCCGGCCATGAAGGCGGTTTGGGCCCAGAACGGATTGGAATTTCTGACCACTCTGGCGGCGGTTGATAATTATCAAATCCTGCTGGATGGCGAATATACCGGTCCCGAAAGTCTCAAAGGTCTCAAGATCGGTGGTGCGGGCACGAATTTGCGCTATGTGGAAAGTGTTGGCGCAACGGGTGTTTCCTCCACGCTTGCAGATTTTTACAATGGCGTTGCCAGCGGCCTCTTTGATGGCGTGATTGCCTGGGCGACTGCAGCTGAGGCTTTCAAGCTTTATGAAGCCGCACCGACCTATGTGAAAGTTGATTTTGGCGGTGTGAATTCCATGGCGCTCAGCGTCAATGAATCGGTCTGGGCTGGCTTGCCGGAGGATGTGCAAATTGCGCTGCGCGATTCTGCGGAAGTCTACCGCGCGGCTCTTGCCAATTATGCCATGGACGAAGCTGCGCAATCTGTCGAGGATATGGTGGCTGCGGGCGCGACGGTTGTTCAGGTCAGTCAGGAAGATCGTGTCATCTGGGCCAATGGCATTGATAATATTGCCGGTGAATGGGCCGCAGAAGTTGAGGCAACCGGTGCGCCAGGCACTGAAATCCTGAAAGCCTATATTGATGCAATGAAGGCTGCGGGACAGACGGTCCTGCGCGATTGGTCTGCTGAATAA
- a CDS encoding OsmC family protein: MKKSENVIETCGLPLVFRLGLADAAIVPAAMPRRAEAIRVFATSLSGYQKEALVKSARTGMTWRLVSDEGENLNGHDAAPPPLGFFAAGLLAGYMEEMTALAIRRNVSIRTLNLTLDNFYTMKGSMPRRTMVGGAQSVELTVAIDCDLTGAALQQFLADAIHAAPQNGFVRKSLNSIFTLTKNGQRLAPARVEEMDVEPPANSFTNDAAKDLAPGTAVKTNPVTGLLLQSAGMSPPSKTHVAKGSAENYSTANPPPRPLHVAATATLRDDGLKEVFQQLHFPHSSQWRFLSEEAPVNGGMGRAPDANTLISAGIGFCFMTQLGILAETSKLDLPSYSIYQDTHFSLGGASGGTQTAGDADAVETHLRLSTSESDQLAQEMLDLAEQACFLHALCSKPLKTKLRVLEIR; encoded by the coding sequence ATGAAGAAATCCGAAAATGTAATCGAAACCTGTGGACTGCCGTTGGTGTTCCGGCTGGGACTGGCGGATGCCGCAATTGTGCCTGCAGCGATGCCACGCAGGGCAGAGGCAATACGTGTTTTTGCCACGTCATTGTCGGGCTATCAGAAAGAAGCACTGGTTAAATCCGCACGCACTGGCATGACCTGGCGGCTGGTCAGTGATGAGGGGGAGAACCTCAATGGTCACGATGCCGCGCCGCCGCCACTTGGCTTCTTCGCAGCCGGCCTTCTTGCCGGCTACATGGAAGAAATGACGGCGCTCGCCATCCGCCGGAATGTCAGCATTCGGACCTTGAATCTGACGCTGGATAATTTTTATACAATGAAAGGCTCCATGCCACGGCGGACAATGGTGGGAGGCGCGCAATCTGTTGAACTGACTGTGGCAATTGATTGCGATCTGACCGGTGCAGCGCTTCAGCAATTTCTGGCCGACGCGATCCATGCCGCGCCGCAAAACGGGTTTGTGCGCAAATCTCTCAACAGCATTTTTACGTTGACAAAAAATGGCCAGCGTCTGGCCCCGGCCCGTGTCGAGGAGATGGATGTGGAGCCGCCTGCCAACTCTTTTACAAATGATGCGGCAAAGGATTTAGCACCCGGCACGGCTGTCAAAACCAACCCTGTTACCGGTCTGCTGCTGCAATCTGCCGGGATGTCTCCGCCCTCAAAGACCCATGTGGCCAAGGGCAGTGCCGAAAATTATTCAACGGCCAATCCGCCACCACGCCCTTTGCATGTGGCGGCAACGGCCACGTTACGGGACGATGGACTGAAGGAGGTTTTTCAGCAACTTCATTTCCCCCACAGCTCCCAATGGCGCTTTCTGTCCGAAGAAGCCCCGGTCAATGGCGGCATGGGGCGTGCGCCTGACGCCAATACGCTAATTTCTGCGGGTATCGGCTTTTGCTTCATGACCCAATTGGGAATTCTGGCGGAAACATCGAAGCTGGATCTGCCGTCATATTCCATCTATCAGGACACGCATTTCAGCCTGGGCGGCGCATCGGGCGGGACGCAGACTGCAGGCGATGCAGACGCGGTTGAAACTCATCTTAGGCTGAGTACATCGGAGAGTGATCAACTTGCACAGGAAATGCTTGACCTTGCAGAACAGGCTTGCTTTCTTCACGCCTTGTGCAGCAAACCCCTTAAAACAAAGCTGAGAGTTCTTGAAATTCGATAG
- a CDS encoding IclR family transcriptional regulator translates to MTTPETKNKNQRGISSIEVGFGILNEFAVDGKPIKLRDLAERTGIAAGQLHPYLVSFRNVGMIEKNDDGLYQLGPHALHLGLMRLRMQNAHRMAISRVAALSEQLSLMISVAVWGPHGPTITYIQEYARSLHVNIRVGGVYSLPMTATGLVFCAFLPESKTIRLVEAEFADNESRRRDFFKIDKAAFNDSVEQARKRGFATTQDMPIPGITAVSAPVFDHLGKIQLCVAAVGPSDLIEVAPGTRVVSQLLDFADKLSHDLGYRPELAAR, encoded by the coding sequence ATGACCACACCGGAGACGAAAAACAAAAACCAACGGGGTATTTCGTCAATCGAGGTTGGCTTTGGAATTCTGAACGAATTTGCTGTTGACGGAAAGCCCATAAAGCTGCGTGATCTTGCCGAGCGAACAGGGATCGCCGCCGGTCAATTGCACCCCTATCTGGTCAGTTTTCGCAATGTGGGCATGATCGAAAAGAACGATGATGGCCTCTATCAATTGGGGCCGCACGCCTTGCATCTGGGGTTGATGCGGTTGCGGATGCAAAATGCCCATCGCATGGCAATTTCGCGCGTCGCGGCTTTGTCAGAGCAATTAAGCCTGATGATCTCTGTTGCTGTGTGGGGCCCCCATGGGCCGACCATCACTTATATCCAGGAATATGCACGCTCGCTTCACGTCAACATCCGGGTGGGTGGTGTTTACTCCCTGCCCATGACCGCCACCGGTCTCGTATTTTGCGCCTTCCTGCCAGAATCAAAAACCATCCGTCTTGTCGAAGCGGAATTTGCAGACAATGAAAGCAGGCGGCGGGATTTCTTCAAAATTGACAAGGCCGCTTTCAATGACAGTGTGGAACAGGCCAGGAAACGGGGCTTTGCTACAACGCAGGATATGCCAATTCCCGGCATCACTGCAGTCTCGGCGCCGGTATTTGATCATCTGGGAAAAATACAATTATGTGTCGCAGCCGTCGGGCCAAGTGATCTGATTGAGGTCGCACCAGGGACCCGGGTTGTGAGTCAGTTACTCGACTTCGCTGATAAATTGTCCCATGATCTGGGCTATCGACCCGAGCTTGCGGCGCGTTGA
- the nth gene encoding endonuclease III codes for MQRSPSVKTQAKKKPAKSPKTQKTQKRSRLSVADRQDMFDRFSRANPEPKGELDYVNDFTLLVAVVLSAQATDVGVNRATKDLFKIADTPAKMLSLGEEKVREYIKTIGLYRNKAKNVVALCEKLIAEFDGAVPANRDFLETLPGVGRKTANVVMNIAFGEPTIAVDTHLFRVSNRTGLAPGKTPLDVELLLEKAIPKEHLLHAHHWLILHGRYICKARKPECEKCLIADLCRYEGKTVA; via the coding sequence ATGCAAAGGAGTCCATCTGTGAAGACCCAGGCTAAAAAGAAGCCCGCGAAGTCCCCGAAAACTCAGAAAACTCAGAAGCGCTCGCGCCTGTCTGTGGCTGATCGTCAGGACATGTTTGACCGGTTTTCGCGAGCCAATCCGGAGCCGAAGGGTGAGCTGGATTATGTCAACGACTTTACGCTGCTGGTTGCTGTTGTGCTGTCGGCGCAGGCAACGGATGTCGGCGTAAATCGCGCAACCAAAGACCTGTTCAAGATCGCTGACACTCCCGCAAAGATGCTTTCCCTGGGTGAGGAGAAGGTGCGCGAGTACATCAAGACCATCGGTCTTTATCGCAACAAAGCCAAAAATGTGGTGGCGCTGTGTGAAAAGCTGATTGCGGAATTTGATGGCGCGGTACCCGCCAATCGGGATTTTCTGGAAACACTGCCTGGCGTTGGCCGAAAAACCGCGAATGTGGTCATGAACATTGCGTTTGGCGAACCCACCATCGCGGTTGATACGCATTTGTTCCGTGTCTCAAACCGCACTGGCCTGGCGCCGGGCAAAACGCCGCTGGATGTGGAATTGCTTTTGGAAAAGGCGATACCGAAAGAGCATCTACTACACGCCCATCACTGGCTCATCCTGCATGGCCGCTATATCTGCAAGGCGCGCAAGCCTGAGTGCGAAAAATGTCTGATCGCAGATTTATGCCGCTATGAAGGCAAGACAGTCGCCTGA
- a CDS encoding sulfate transporter family protein yields MLFSAASRAFSQILSPRFRGVFWKSMGLTILLLIALVMLLQNLADLFIAVSSPWVDTAIAFLTGFGLLIGAGFLIAPVMSVFAGLFLDEISEVVEERDYAQDEPGAPMPLGRSLVLSARFLLLVVGVNLVALFLLLVPGINLIIFFLANGYLLGREYFQFVAMRFYSEADASALRARHSTTILFAGLMIAGLLAIPILNLLTPLFATAFMVHVFKRLDGKDQATVLPS; encoded by the coding sequence ATGCTTTTTTCCGCCGCCAGCCGCGCTTTCTCGCAAATTCTCTCTCCCCGCTTCCGGGGGGTATTCTGGAAATCCATGGGACTGACCATCCTCTTGCTGATCGCATTGGTGATGCTGCTGCAAAATCTGGCGGATTTATTTATTGCCGTCAGTTCACCATGGGTGGATACTGCCATTGCATTTCTGACCGGTTTTGGCCTGCTGATCGGGGCCGGTTTCCTGATTGCCCCTGTTATGAGCGTGTTTGCCGGACTGTTTCTGGATGAGATTTCCGAAGTTGTCGAGGAGCGTGACTATGCACAGGATGAGCCAGGCGCGCCGATGCCGCTTGGCCGCTCGCTCGTGCTCTCTGCCCGGTTTCTATTGCTGGTGGTCGGCGTGAATCTGGTAGCACTGTTTCTGCTGTTGGTTCCCGGCATCAATCTGATTATCTTCTTCCTGGCCAATGGCTATCTGCTTGGCCGCGAGTATTTTCAGTTTGTTGCCATGCGGTTCTATTCCGAGGCTGACGCCAGCGCCTTGCGCGCTCGCCATTCCACGACAATTCTGTTTGCAGGTCTCATGATTGCCGGGCTTCTGGCCATTCCCATTCTCAACCTTTTGACTCCCCTATTTGCAACCGCCTTTATGGTGCATGTGTTCAAACGGCTGGATGGAAAAGATCAGGCGACTGTCTTGCCTTCATAG
- a CDS encoding adenosine kinase has product MTDRFDHHVLGIGNAIVDVLSLAEDDFLLREGLAKGSMNLIDTARAEELYALMGAATEASGGSAGNTVAAIGSLGGKGVFFGKVCDDTLGQFYRHDMRALGMTFDTEPLPNGGTPTARSMILITPDGERTMNTFLGACVELGPDDIDEQIVANSAIAYFEGYLWDPPMAKDAFRKAADISHAHGRKVSITLSDSFCVDRWREEFLGLIRDGTVDILLANEAEIKALYQTSDLDTALKLIQTDCPLAAVTHGEQGCFVISSDDLGGIVSVPTTLVERLIDTTGAGDMFAAGFLYGHALGLPNETAASIGNLAAGEVLGHIGPRPQRNLYQLAQQAGLL; this is encoded by the coding sequence ATGACCGACCGTTTTGACCACCATGTGCTCGGCATCGGCAATGCCATTGTTGATGTGCTGTCTCTGGCCGAAGATGACTTTCTGCTGCGAGAAGGTCTCGCCAAGGGAAGTATGAACCTTATCGACACCGCTCGGGCAGAAGAATTATATGCCCTGATGGGGGCGGCAACCGAAGCATCCGGCGGCTCAGCAGGCAACACCGTTGCAGCAATTGGCAGTCTGGGCGGCAAGGGTGTGTTTTTCGGCAAGGTCTGTGATGATACGCTGGGCCAGTTTTACCGCCATGACATGCGTGCCCTTGGCATGACATTCGACACAGAACCGCTACCAAATGGCGGCACGCCTACGGCACGGTCGATGATTCTGATCACGCCTGATGGTGAGCGCACCATGAATACGTTTCTGGGTGCCTGTGTGGAACTGGGTCCGGACGATATTGACGAACAGATTGTCGCAAACAGCGCCATTGCGTATTTCGAAGGTTATCTCTGGGACCCGCCCATGGCGAAAGATGCGTTCCGCAAGGCAGCAGATATTTCTCACGCACATGGCCGCAAAGTATCCATCACCCTGTCGGATTCCTTTTGTGTGGATCGCTGGCGCGAGGAATTCCTTGGGCTGATCAGGGATGGAACAGTTGATATTCTACTGGCCAATGAAGCCGAGATCAAAGCGCTCTATCAGACATCAGATCTGGACACGGCGCTGAAGCTTATTCAGACAGATTGCCCTCTTGCCGCAGTAACCCATGGCGAGCAGGGCTGCTTTGTTATCAGTTCTGATGACCTTGGCGGCATTGTATCGGTTCCGACCACTCTTGTAGAGCGTCTGATCGACACCACAGGCGCTGGAGACATGTTCGCCGCAGGCTTTCTTTATGGCCATGCGTTGGGCCTGCCCAATGAGACAGCAGCATCCATTGGCAATCTGGCAGCCGGTGAGGTGCTGGGCCATATTGGCCCGAGACCGCAACGCAATCTCTACCAGTTGGCTCAGCAGGCGGGTCTCCTATAG